A window of the Nitrosococcus wardiae genome harbors these coding sequences:
- the folK gene encoding 2-amino-4-hydroxy-6-hydroxymethyldihydropteridine diphosphokinase has translation MVRAYIGLGSNLNQPQEQVCQALAELAALPQTRRVAHSKLYRSAPMGPQDQPDYINAVAVLDTELGPFDLLAKLQAIEQSHHRVRKRHWGERTLDLDLLLYGDLEIATEKLTLPHSQLHERAFVLYPLAEIASHVVVPGRGRVIDLAQCCSPQDLQRL, from the coding sequence ATGGTTCGAGCTTATATTGGGTTAGGCAGCAATCTTAACCAGCCTCAGGAGCAAGTTTGTCAAGCCCTGGCTGAGCTCGCTGCTCTGCCTCAAACCCGCCGTGTAGCCCATTCTAAGCTCTACCGAAGCGCTCCGATGGGACCTCAGGATCAACCGGATTATATTAATGCAGTTGCGGTCCTGGACACGGAGTTGGGACCTTTTGATTTGCTAGCTAAGCTGCAAGCTATTGAGCAGAGCCATCATCGAGTGCGCAAGCGCCACTGGGGTGAGCGCACTTTGGATCTCGATTTGCTCCTATACGGTGATTTAGAGATTGCTACGGAGAAGTTGACCCTACCCCATTCCCAATTGCATGAGCGGGCCTTTGTGCTCTATCCCTTAGCAGAAATTGCCTCCCATGTGGTGGTCCCAGGGCGAGGAAGGGTGATTGATCTTGCCCAATGCTGTTCCCCTCAGGACTTACAACGGTTATGA
- the pcnB gene encoding polynucleotide adenylyltransferase PcnB: protein MIPRSEHVISRANISEPALNVLYRLKKAGFSAYLVGGCVRDLLLGHEPKDFDVTTDARPEQIRDLFRSCRLVGRRFRLAHVRFGRDIIEVATFRGPPGKGLSENGRIVSDNVYGTLEQDAWRRDFSVNALYYNIRDFSVVDYTGGMKDLKAGRLRLIGDPVTRYREDPVRMLRAVRFAAKLGFTFHPESEKPIWELAPSLQEIPSARLFEEVLKLFLGGCAVQTFELLRHFHLFQWLFPQTEACLAEEEKGFPRIFLVQALSNTDVRIEEGKPVTPAFLFAALLWEPTRKLTERYQQEGIPGAQAMRNAAEVVLANQAVHVALPRRFSLPMREIWYLQPRFAYRRGKRPLRLLQHPRFRAAYDFLLLRAQSGEELAELCQWWTKIQEMGEKERLRYVKIVTKSRHRRKPRKRVGKSATPTEA from the coding sequence ATTATTCCTCGTTCTGAGCATGTGATCTCGCGCGCCAATATTAGCGAGCCTGCTCTCAATGTGTTATATCGTTTGAAAAAAGCAGGCTTTAGCGCCTATTTGGTTGGAGGTTGCGTGCGCGATCTGTTGCTTGGCCATGAACCCAAGGATTTCGACGTAACCACAGATGCTAGGCCAGAGCAAATCCGAGATCTATTCCGCAGTTGTCGGCTGGTTGGACGCCGGTTCCGTTTAGCCCATGTCCGCTTTGGACGGGATATTATTGAGGTGGCTACTTTTCGCGGCCCTCCAGGGAAAGGGTTGAGTGAGAATGGGCGTATCGTGAGCGATAATGTTTACGGAACTCTGGAACAGGATGCCTGGCGGAGGGATTTCTCGGTTAACGCTTTATACTACAACATCAGGGATTTCTCTGTGGTGGATTACACAGGGGGTATGAAGGACCTTAAAGCCGGTCGATTGCGCTTGATCGGTGATCCGGTGACTCGTTACCGGGAAGATCCGGTGCGGATGTTAAGAGCAGTTCGGTTTGCCGCTAAGTTGGGCTTTACCTTCCACCCTGAAAGCGAGAAGCCCATTTGGGAACTTGCCCCTTCCCTGCAAGAGATACCTTCGGCGAGGTTATTTGAAGAAGTATTGAAACTATTTCTTGGAGGTTGCGCTGTACAGACTTTCGAGTTACTTCGCCATTTTCATTTGTTCCAATGGTTATTTCCGCAAACTGAGGCCTGTTTAGCTGAAGAGGAAAAGGGTTTTCCTCGAATTTTTTTAGTTCAGGCGCTGAGCAACACGGATGTTCGAATTGAAGAGGGTAAGCCGGTGACACCCGCATTTTTATTTGCGGCTTTACTATGGGAACCTACCCGAAAGCTCACCGAGCGCTATCAGCAAGAAGGGATTCCGGGGGCTCAAGCGATGCGCAACGCAGCGGAAGTTGTGTTAGCCAATCAGGCCGTCCATGTGGCTTTGCCCCGGCGGTTTTCGTTGCCCATGCGCGAGATCTGGTATTTGCAGCCGCGCTTTGCTTATCGACGGGGTAAGCGACCCTTGCGCCTACTGCAACACCCACGCTTTCGGGCTGCCTATGATTTCCTCTTGTTGCGGGCACAGTCGGGTGAAGAGCTGGCAGAGCTTTGTCAATGGTGGACTAAAATTCAAGAGATGGGGGAAAAGGAACGTTTGCGCTATGTTAAGATTGTGACAAAGTCCCGCCATCGCCGGAAGCCGAGGAAGCGTGTGGGTAAGTCTGCGACCCCAACGGAGGCTTAA